In Anaeromicrobium sediminis, the following are encoded in one genomic region:
- a CDS encoding glycosyltransferase family 4 protein: MYKYMISLLVAFIVSCIMTPFAIKLAHKIGAIDVPKDNRRVHKKPIPRMGGLAIFLGFVVSILVTLPIDKKIIGLIAGSTVIVIMGIMDDTKPLSPKQKFMGQLIAAVILVSVGISIEGFGNPITDKWIGFPLYLSIPVTIIWVVGITNTVNLIDGLDGLAAGVASIAALSLAYITYIQNPNNIVVMVLTLSVAGSAIGFLPYNFNPAKVFMGDTGSLFLGYILSAISILGVLKGATAIATIVPVLALGLPIFDTAFAIIRRFLNGKPIFEADKGHLHHRLLSRGLGQRRTVLTLYLISALLGASAVLISNNQFAYCFIIIFFLTTTLYRSIGKESIRGKNK, encoded by the coding sequence ATGTATAAATATATGATAAGTTTGTTGGTGGCATTTATTGTGTCATGTATTATGACTCCTTTTGCTATTAAGTTAGCTCACAAAATAGGAGCTATAGATGTGCCAAAGGACAACCGTAGAGTTCATAAAAAGCCTATTCCAAGGATGGGTGGATTAGCCATATTTTTAGGATTTGTAGTTAGTATATTAGTAACTCTTCCTATAGATAAAAAGATAATAGGATTAATTGCAGGAAGTACTGTCATAGTTATTATGGGAATTATGGATGACACTAAGCCATTATCTCCTAAGCAAAAATTTATGGGTCAGCTAATAGCAGCTGTCATATTAGTTAGTGTGGGAATTAGCATTGAAGGTTTTGGTAACCCAATAACAGATAAATGGATTGGATTTCCTCTATATTTATCCATACCTGTAACTATAATATGGGTTGTAGGAATAACTAATACAGTAAATTTAATAGATGGATTAGATGGATTAGCAGCAGGAGTAGCATCTATAGCTGCATTATCCTTAGCATATATAACTTATATTCAGAATCCAAACAATATAGTTGTTATGGTGCTTACTTTATCTGTTGCAGGTTCAGCTATAGGATTTTTACCTTATAACTTTAATCCTGCTAAGGTTTTTATGGGAGATACAGGATCATTATTCTTAGGTTATATTTTATCTGCCATATCTATTTTAGGAGTATTAAAGGGTGCTACAGCCATAGCTACAATAGTACCAGTTCTTGCATTAGGTTTACCTATATTTGATACGGCATTTGCAATTATAAGAAGATTTTTAAATGGAAAACCCATATTTGAAGCAGATAAGGGACATTTACATCATAGATTGTTATCTAGAGGATTAGGGCAAAGGAGAACAGTTTTAACCCTATATCTAATAAGCGCCCTACTAGGTGCAAGTGCAGTTTTAATAAGTAATAATCAATTTGCATATTGTTTTATAATAATATTCTTTTTAACTACAACGCTATATAGAAGTATAGGAAAAGAATCTATAAGAGGCAAAAACAAATAA
- a CDS encoding DUF3870 domain-containing protein, which produces MEQYSSNSVYFISYAKLPSDISAAHVHKVVGLGMIINPDTEIIEDVSCTLLTQEARQFLKSIFVGYDLQKNGIDNLLEIIKKRYHGMAQKALCVATKSTYLKYLEWKKTLY; this is translated from the coding sequence ATGGAACAGTATAGTAGTAATTCCGTGTATTTCATATCTTATGCTAAATTACCATCAGACATATCAGCAGCTCACGTTCATAAGGTTGTAGGTTTAGGAATGATTATAAATCCAGATACGGAAATTATAGAAGATGTATCCTGCACCTTACTTACACAAGAAGCTAGACAATTTTTAAAAAGTATATTTGTTGGATATGATCTTCAAAAAAATGGTATAGACAATTTGTTAGAAATAATAAAAAAACGTTATCATGGAATGGCCCAAAAGGCCCTTTGTGTTGCAACTAAATCCACATACTTAAAGTATTTGGAATGGAAGAAAACTTTATATTAA
- the wecB gene encoding non-hydrolyzing UDP-N-acetylglucosamine 2-epimerase translates to MKTIKVMSIFGTRPEAIKMAPLVKEIEKEESMESIVCVTAQHREMLDQVLELFSIKPDYDLNIMKPGQSLTQITARALEGLDNVIKEAKPDIILVHGDTTTTLAGSLAAFYHKVKIGHVEAGLRSGNKYSPYPEEMNRTLAGNLADMHFCPTKGNEHNLLNERIKGNIYLTGNTVIDALFKVIKEDYVFENEVLNNIDYKNKKTILLTCHRRENLGQPMEDIFSAIKDVVQEIENVEVIFPVHLNPKVRDLANSILGQVPRVNLIEPLDYEPFANLINKCDLILTDSGGIQEEAPALGKPVLVLRTETERPEAVDAGTVKMAGVERNRVYEMTKKLLEDNEAYKEMANAVNPYGDGNACKRIVEAIKEYFEN, encoded by the coding sequence ATGAAGACAATAAAGGTTATGAGTATATTTGGAACTAGGCCAGAAGCCATAAAAATGGCCCCACTAGTTAAGGAAATAGAAAAGGAAGAATCTATGGAGTCCATAGTTTGTGTTACAGCTCAGCATAGGGAAATGCTAGATCAAGTATTAGAATTATTTAGTATAAAACCAGACTATGATTTAAATATAATGAAACCAGGCCAAAGCTTAACTCAAATAACGGCAAGGGCATTAGAAGGTTTAGATAATGTAATAAAAGAAGCAAAGCCAGATATTATACTAGTTCATGGAGATACTACTACTACCTTGGCAGGATCTTTAGCTGCTTTTTACCATAAAGTGAAAATAGGCCACGTGGAAGCTGGTTTAAGAAGTGGGAATAAATACTCTCCTTATCCAGAAGAGATGAATAGAACCTTAGCGGGTAATTTAGCAGATATGCATTTTTGTCCAACAAAGGGAAATGAGCATAATCTTTTAAACGAAAGAATAAAGGGAAACATATATTTAACAGGAAATACAGTTATAGATGCATTGTTTAAGGTTATTAAGGAAGACTATGTATTTGAGAATGAAGTACTTAACAATATAGATTATAAAAATAAAAAGACAATTCTATTAACTTGTCATAGACGTGAGAACTTAGGACAACCTATGGAAGATATATTTAGTGCCATAAAGGACGTTGTGCAGGAAATTGAAAATGTGGAAGTAATATTCCCTGTACATTTAAATCCAAAGGTGAGAGATTTAGCAAACTCCATATTAGGACAAGTCCCAAGGGTAAATCTAATAGAACCCCTTGACTATGAACCATTTGCTAACTTGATAAACAAATGTGATTTAATACTTACAGACTCAGGTGGTATCCAAGAAGAAGCACCAGCCCTTGGTAAACCTGTATTGGTTCTTCGTACTGAAACGGAAAGACCAGAAGCTGTGGACGCGGGAACTGTAAAAATGGCAGGGGTAGAAAGAAATAGAGTATATGAAATGACTAAGAAATTATTAGAAGATAATGAGGCATATAAAGAAATGGCAAATGCAGTAAATCCCTATGGGGATGGAAATGCATGTAAGAGAATAGTTGAAGCTATAAAAGAATACTTTGAAAATTAA
- a CDS encoding deoxycytidylate deaminase, protein MRPDWNTYFMEMAEMAKTRSTCKRRKVGAVIVKNKRLLSTGYNGAPSNTKHCLEIGCLREKMGIPSGERHELCRGIHAEQNAIIQAAFHGVSIEGSDLYATLQPCVLCAKMAINAGIKRIYFKGSYPDELSMDLLNEAKIELIRMD, encoded by the coding sequence ATGCGTCCTGATTGGAACACATATTTTATGGAAATGGCTGAGATGGCTAAAACTAGATCTACTTGTAAGAGAAGAAAAGTTGGAGCTGTAATAGTAAAAAATAAAAGACTTTTGTCTACTGGATATAATGGAGCACCATCTAATACGAAACACTGTCTAGAAATAGGATGTCTAAGAGAAAAGATGGGCATACCATCGGGAGAAAGACACGAATTATGTAGAGGTATTCATGCTGAGCAAAATGCCATAATACAGGCAGCATTCCATGGTGTGTCCATAGAAGGATCAGATTTATATGCTACACTGCAACCCTGTGTATTATGTGCTAAAATGGCCATAAATGCTGGCATAAAGAGGATTTATTTTAAAGGATCTTACCCAGATGAATTATCCATGGATTTATTAAATGAAGCTAAGATAGAACTAATTAGGATGGATTAA